The nucleotide window CTGCTCGACCACCTGCTGGGCGGCGACCGCCTGCCGGCCGGTCGTTGCGGAGGAGGGCTCGGGCTCCGCCGTGAGCGCCTCCTCATCGCTGAGGGGCTCCTCGGGCGTGGCTGCATCCATCATGATCGGCTCGGCCTCCGGCATATCGTCCACAATGATGCGGCGCTGAGAGGCCGTGGCCGGGCTGACCCGCGCCACGCCCCCCGCGGGCTCCTGGGATCCTGTGGGCTCCTGGGCGACTGCGCGATCCTGGACCTCAGCAGGCTCCTGGGTCTGCGAGGGAGGCAGGCCGGGCCGCGGCGGGGCCTGGCCTGCCTCCTGCGGCTGCGCGGGGGCGTGGAGGGCGCCTGTGGCTCCTGAGGACCCCGAAGCCGCCGAGGCCTCAGGAGTCAGGGGCGCCGGCGCCTCCCGGGAGGTGTCCTCCAGAGTCGGGGTCTGCGGCACCTCGGGCGCCTGGGGAACAGTGGAGGGCTCAGGCAGGCTGGGCACCTCCGGGACATCGGCGGCCTGGGGCACGCTGGGGGTCTCGGGCACGCTGGGAGCCTGATGCGGGGAGGTGCCGCGGGCCAGCGGGGCAGCAGCCCGGGCCTCGGGCATGCGCAGGGCATAGGGCGGCTGGCCCCTGCCCCGGCGGTTGCGATCCAGGAGGGCGTCGGACTTGGCCAGGGGCTGGGCGATGCCCAGCTCCTCGTGGGGCAGGTGCCGGGAGGCGGCATGCCCATGGTCGGCCGACCAGCCGTGAGTCGAGGGCGCCACCACGTCACCGGCGGCCCCGTGACCCGCATCGGCACCCGTCGAGGCGGTCGCAGCGTCGTCGGCCGCCGGTGGCCGGGGGCTCGCCGCGGGCTCGGCCGCCGGGTGCCTGCGCTTGACCGGATTCTCGGCGTCCTGAGCCCCCCGCGCGGAGGCGTTATCGGAGGCGTCACCGCCCCGCGCCTCCGCCGGCGTCGACGACATCGGTGCGGACCCGGCCTGCGCGCCGCGCTCAGCCGCGCCATCGCTGCCACCCGGCGTCTGGGGCGCGGCCGTGCCGGAGCCCGCCGGACCGCCGTCGTGCTGCGGCGCCACGGCGGCCAGAGGCGTGGTGGGCGTCGGGGTGTCATCCTGTCCGCGGGGGTGGTCAGTGCTCACGAGTTCCTCCTTGTGTGTGCTCACCGTAGTGGCTGCCCGCCCGCCCCGAAAGGCGGGTCGGGCCCGAGCGCAGGTCGGCGAGCTCGTGGGAGCGGCCCTGACGGCGGGCCATATGGGCGCCCCACCCCGACGTCAGGAGCATCAGCCCGACGGCGATGATCACTGCGGGCCCGGGGCCGTGGGGCACGAGCCGGACCAGTGGGCGGTACCAGGCAAGAGCGGGATCCGCCAGGGCGGGAAGGGCCAGGACGATGATCGCCACCCCGCCGGCCCGGGCCCCCAGGGAGGACCTGCCGGTGGAGGCGGCGGCGATGATGAGCAGGACGAGGGCTGTGAGAACCGAGGCGTAGGCGCCCAGGCCGGTCGGGACGCCCGGGCTGCTGACCTCGGCGTAGGAGCGGTACAGGAGCGGGAAGGCCGCGCCCAGAGCCGCCAGGACCCAGGGGAGGGACAGCAGGTGATCGGGCCGCCGGGAGGGCGGCGGCGCGGGGGTCGTGCCGATCTCCTTGTCGGCCCGGGTCAGACGGAAGGCCGAACGGCCCTGGAGGTGCCCGCCACGGCGGGCCAGGCGCATCCCCCAGGCGGCGCCCAGCCACAGCCCGCCGGCCAGCAGCGCAGCACCGCAGGAGACCAGGGTGCGGGCCCAGGCGGCAGGCAGGGTGGCCGCATGCCCCGGCGCCAGCAGAATGGCGACCTGGACGGCCAGCGCGCTCAGCCCCGCCGCCAGGAGGCCCACTGAGGAGCGGGCCGCGAAGAACAGGCAGGCCGTCAGGCACAGGGCCGCCAGGCCCAGGAGCAGCAGCGCCGCGCGCAGCGGGTGGCCCGCGGCCACGGCGGTCGCGGACATGCCGATGAGGGCCAGGGCCGCAGGGCATAGTGCGACGCCGGTCAAGGCGGTCAGGATGTGGTCCCAGCGCCGTCCCCGGGGGGCGAGGTCCAGTCCCGAGGGGGGAGTGGTCACCGGGTCCGGGGACGAGGCGTATGGGGAAGGGGAGGAACTCACCCGCCCGATTCTAATGGGAGACCGATACTGCACCCTATTCCGGGACGGCGCCCGCACCCCGGGAGGGGCCGTGGCCGAGCCGAATCCGAGCTCTGCCGGGGGTGTGCGCGGGCCTGTCCCCCGGGTGTGCCACAGTGGGTCCATGGTCAGGATGTCAGTGGGGATCGGCTCCGCCGAGCCCGGTCCGGGACTCCCCTCCGGCAGGCGGCGGGGGACGGCGCGCCCGGGCGGTGACGGCGGGGAGCCGGGCGCACCGGCGGTGGGAGCCGACGGCGTGCAGGCCGGCGGTGCGCGGGCGGCCGCGACGGCTGCGATGCCTGCGCCGACCGAGCCGCAGCCGGGCGCTGTGATGCTCAACGCCCTGCGGGCGATCGCCCAGGACCGGCGCGTGCTCGAGGCCGAGGAGGCGATCCGGCAGGCCTCGGCCGAGCTGCGCTGGCACGGGGCCCTGCGGCGGCGGTGGCGTGAGGCCCGGGCGGAGTCCTCCATCCGTGGGGCGGTGGCCGGCGCCGGGGTGGAGGGCGTCGTCGTGCCCGCCGAGGTCCTCAGGAGCCAGGTCGCCGCGGGCCTGGAGGCGGCCCTCACCGGCGATCCGGGACTGGACGCGGCCGCGGGCCTGTGGCGCGCGGGCACGCAGGTGGTCGGCTGGATGCCCGACCTGGTGGGGCGCGGCCGGCCCATTGTGCCCCACGCGCGGGGCCTGCTGAGCGCACTGCACCGCGATATCACCGGACCCCTGGCGGCGGGCGGGCGGATCGCCATGGCCGAGGTGGCCGCCCCGCGCACCGACGCCCCGCCCCGGGAGGGCGGGCCCGCGCCGGCCCCCACCGCGGGGCGGCTGCACGCCCGGCTGGACGGCCTGCTCGCCCTCATCGAGGCCCGCCAGGCTCCCGCCCTGGTGCGCGCCGCGGTCGTCCACGCCGAGATGGTCGCGGTGCGGCCCTTCAGCGCCGGCAACGCCGCCGTGGGAAGGCTCCTGGTGCGCCACCTCATCACCGCCGATGCGCTGGAGCCCACGGGCACCGCCGTCACCGAGCTGTATGCGGCGCAGGCCCCCGGCGCCTACACCGAGGCGGCCGCCGCCTACGCCACCGGGACCATGGAGGGGGTGGCCGAATGGGTGGTGTGGCAGGCCGAGGCGATCCTGGTGGGGATCGAGGAGGCCGGCCGGCTGTGCCGCGCGGTGCAGGCGGGCACCTGGCAGGCCGGATGAGGGCGGCCTGCCCGCATCGATAGCGCCGGGCTGCCCGGGGCCCGCCTGGCCCTCGGGGCGGATGCTTCCGCAGGGCTCCAGTGGTTCTGTGCGGCGTCCAGCGGCCGGGGAGGGCGGATGCCATCCACTATGGCCACGGCCCATGGGCTGTGGCGGGGCGGGCCGGCGGACTCCCGGTCGCCGATCAGCGGCCGAGTCGGCGCGCCAGGCGCGGGCCCAGCGGCACCCCGGCCGCCCGTCGCGGGGGTATCCGGGCCACGGCCCAGCCCGTCGTCGCCGCCACGGCCAGCAGCAGGCCCGCCATCAGCGCTCCGGCGGCCGGTGGTGGGGGAGACCAGGAGCGCAGGCGCACGGGCCGGGCGAAGTCGCGCACCGGCCAGCCCTCACGGGCGGCCAGGCGGCGCAGATCCCGGTCGGGGTTGACGGCCACCGGGTGCCCCACGGCCCGCAGCATGGGCTCATCGGAGACCGAGTCGGAGTAGGCCCAGGAGCGCTCCAGGTCGATGCCGTGGGCGGCGGCGTCTTCCTGGAGGGCCACCACCTTCTGCTCATGGAGCAGGGATCGCTCGATCCTGCCGGTGAAGCGACCCTGGGGGTCGACCTCCAGGCGGGTGGCCACCGCACGCCTGGCCCCCACCATACGGGCCACCGGCTCCACGATCTCGCTGGTGGAGGCCGAGACGACAACCACATCGTGCCCGGCCTGCTGGTGGGCGGCGATGAGGTGGAGCGCCTCGGCGTAGCAGGCCGGCTCGATGGCGCTTCCCAGGGCGCCGTCCACCACCTGGCGCAGCTCGCTGCGCGAGATCCCCGACAGCATGCGGGCCAGGCGCTCCATGATCCTGGTGGCCTGCGGCGTGTCCACTCCGACGAGCAGGTAGGGCAGCTGGACGACCACGCCCCGGGCCACGGCGGTGCGGGAGATGAGGCCCGAGCGGCGCATCGGCTCACCCAGGGCCAGCGCCGCCGAGGTCGCCAGGATCGTCTTGTCCAGGTCGAAGTAGGCGGCAGTGCGATGCGGGGCGGCCGCGGGCGCCGTGGACCCCGGGGTGGCCTGCGGCGCCGCGGCGCGGCGAGGGGCCGGGGCCCCGCCGGGCGAGGGCGAGCCGGGGGGTGCTGGGGATGCGGGGGACGCTGGGGCCGCTGGGGACATGGACTCATCACATCACGGTTCGGTGGTCGGGGCCACTCTGCCGCTCCCCGGTGCGCCGTCGGCAGTGCTCGGTGAGTGCTCAGTGGTCGCTTAATGGGTGGTTAGTGGGCGCACATAGATTATTTTCTATGAGTTTAATGCGTGATACGTGCATGTCCGGTGGGTGCCTGTAGGCGCGGGGCGGCGGTCATCCGGGCCCGGATAGCCGAGCCCCGGGTGGCGTTGTCGCGTCATCGCAAGCCGAGCAGTGCTCCACAGGTGCCTGTTCTGCAGGTTCTGTCCACAGGGCCGGCCCTTGCGGGGGCGCATCCCCATCAGCCGTCGCACAGTGGGCGGTGGGCGGGTGCCACGCGGGCCCCGTCCGCCAGCGACGTCGCCGGTGCTGGCCGGCACCGGTCCGAGGAGGTCATGATGTGGACGCCTGAAACCCCCACCCCGCATGCCCCCGGTGGCGGCCACGAGCCCACCGGCGTCGGCCCCGCCGAGGCAGCGGTCGGCGGCGCCGAGCGCGGACCCGACCCGGGCGGCCGCTGCCCGGGGCAGCAGGCCGCTGCCATGCGCCCCATCCCGACGGGTGCCCGCCTCCTGGCACTGACCGGGGCCCTGGGAGGCCTGGGCGTGAGCACCCTGCTCATCCACCTGGCCTGGGCGCTGCGCCGTGCGGGCAGGCGTGTGGCCATTGTGGACCTCGATCCCGCCGGTGGCCTGGGCCTGCTCTTCGGCGACGAGGTACTGCCGGGACTGCGGTGGGCCGACCTGCCCCACGAGGAGTCGGCCTTCCGCCCGGGAAGGCTCATCGGTGCCCTACCGGCCTGGCACACCATCCCCTTCCTCACCGGTGATGGCCGGGGCGGGCCCGCCCTGCCCATCCCCACGGCGGGCGCCGCGCCCCAGGCCGGGCCTTTCCTGCCCACCGTGCTTCCCGCCGTCCTGGAGGCGCTCCTGTGCGAGCACGACGTCGTCCTGCTCGACCTGCCCCGGGGCTGCCCGCCACCTCCGGGCTCGCAGGTCCTGCTCCTCAGCGGCCTGGACCTGCGCTCAGCGGTGGCCTGCCAGGCCCTGGTCCCCCGATTGCAGGTGGGAGCGGGCAGCGGTGGGCCTCGACGGGGTGAGGGGGTGGGCCTCCTGGTGCGACAGGTCGGCGAGGACATCTCGATGCCCGACCTCGAGCTCGTCGCCAACTGCCCTGTGCTCGCCACCGTCCCCACCGACCGAGCCGTGCGCCAGCGCATCATCCGCGGGGAGGACCCCGTGCGCTCCCGCTCTGCGTTGCGCCGTACCGCAGGCGCCCTGGTCCGCCGCCTGGGCCTGGCCGAGCCCTCGGAGGAGGAGCGTGCGCTTCCGGCCGGAGGCGCGGGACCGGGCGCCGCCGTCGGGGGTGGGGCGAGCGCAGCCCCGCAGGCCGGCGAAGAGACGGAGCCCCCGACCTGGGAGCCTGCGGGCGGGCCCACCGGCGGGCCGGTGAGCGCCCATGGCCGGTGAGGGGAACGGGGCGGTGAGCCCGAGCATCCAGGTGCAGGGCGCCGCGGGCGCCGAGCTGACCCGTATCCGCAGCGCCCTGGCCCGCGGCAGCAGCATGGATCAGGCCCTCGACGTCGGAGCCTCCCCCGCCACCGGGCACTCGGGCCTGGCCCGCCTGAGCCGGCGCGTGCGGGCCGACATGGAGGGGGCCGGTCCCGACCTCCAGCCGCTCATCGACACCGAGGGAGTCACCGATGTCCTGGTGGGGGCCGGGCGCATCTGGATCGACCGCGGACGCGGACTGGAGGACGCCGGGGCGGCCATGCCCGAGGGCCAGGTGCGCGCCCTGGCGGTGCGCATGGCGGCCTCCGCGGGGCGGCGGCTGGACGAGGCCTGCCCCACCGTCGACGCCACCCTGCCCGACGGCACCCGCCTCAACGCGGTCCTGCCGCCCCTGAGCAGCGAGGGTACGCTCATCAGCCTGCGCACCAGGAGGCGCCGCGGCTACACCCTCGAGGAGCTGGTGGGGGCCGGCACGCTCGCCCCCGGTATCGACGGGGTCCTGGCCGCCCTGGTGGAGCAGCGGGCCAGCTGCCTCATCACCGGCGCGACCGGGACGGGCAAGACCACGCTCCTGGCGGCCCTCCTCGCCCGCGTGCCGGGCACTGAGCGGATCGTCTGCATCGAGGAGGCCAGCGAGCTGCGGCCCGACCACCCCCATGTCATCCATCTGCAGGAGCGCGGCGCCAATGTCCAGGGCGTGGGCGAGGTGACGATGACCTCCCTGGTGCGCACGGCCCTGCGGATGCGGCCCGACCGCATCGTGCTGGGGGAGTGCCGGGGCCCGGAGGTCCGCGATGTGCTCACCGCCCTCAATACCGGCCACGAGGGCGGTTGGGCCACCCTGCACGCCAACTCCCCGGCCGATGTCCCCGCCCGCCTGACCGCCCTGGGGGCCCTGGCCGGTATGGACGAGGCGGCGCTGGCGGCCCAGGCCGCCAGCGCCCTGGACGTCGTGGTCCACCTGCGCCGCAGTGCTGGCTCCGCTGGGGCGCGCCGGTGGGTGGAGTCCCTGGGAGTACTCGCACGCCGGGTGTCGCAGGCGGGCCCGGTCCTGGAGTGCCAGGAGGCCCTGCGCGTCGGTGAGGACGGCCTGGTGGAGGCCGGGCCCGGGGCGGGGTCCCTGGCCGCGCGCATCGGGCGCCCGCCCGTGGAGGCGGCCCTGGGGCGCGCCCTGGAGGGAGGCCCGGGCGGTGAGGCGACGGCTTCAGGCGGGCTTCCATGAGCGCCGCAGGCGGCGGGGCGTGGGCGGCCGCACTCCTGGTGGCGCTGGCCGGTGCGGTGCTGGCCCTGCCCGCGCGCAGGGGCCTGCCGGAGTCCCTGGGTCCCACACGCCGATCCGCAGCCCAGGTGGAGGCCGCTAGCGCCTTGTGGCGCGGGGCGAACGGGCGGGGTGCCAGGGTGCCGGAGGCGGATATCGGCCTGCTGCTCATCGAGGTTGCCGCCGTCCTTCGCGCAGGCGCCGCCCCGGCCCGGGCCTGGGCGCGGGCCCTGGAGCGGGCGGGCGTGTCCTGGGGCCTGGAGCCCGACGAGGACGGCGTGCCCCCGGCGCTGCGCGCCCTGGGCAGCGGCAGGGGCGAGTCCTGGCTGCCCCGGTGGCGCTCGGGCCGGCCGTGCTGGCGCCTGCCGCCCCGGGGCCGGCACGCGCTCAGTCGCCGTGCGGCCCGGGCCGCCGTCCCCGGTGCGGTGGCCTCCTGCCGGCTGTCGGCCACCCTGGGCGCGCCCCTGGCAGAGATCCTGGAGGCCGTGGCCGAGGGAGTGGCCGAGTCGGGTCGCGCGGAGTCCTCGCGCGCCGCAGCCCTCACCGGCCCGCGCACCACCGCGCGCCTCCTGGCCGGCCTGCCCCCGGTGGGACTGGCCCTGGGGGCGCTGGTGGGCGCCGACCCCGCCCATCTGCTTCTCGACGGCGCTTGGGGCTCGGCCCTGGGGGTATTGGGCCTCGTCCTCATGATCGCCGGGCACCGCGTGACGGCGCGCCTCGTGCGTGCCGCGACCGCGCCCGCCGGCGGAGTCG belongs to Actinomyces capricornis and includes:
- a CDS encoding HAD family hydrolase codes for the protein MSPAAPASPASPAPPGSPSPGGAPAPRRAAAPQATPGSTAPAAAPHRTAAYFDLDKTILATSAALALGEPMRRSGLISRTAVARGVVVQLPYLLVGVDTPQATRIMERLARMLSGISRSELRQVVDGALGSAIEPACYAEALHLIAAHQQAGHDVVVVSASTSEIVEPVARMVGARRAVATRLEVDPQGRFTGRIERSLLHEQKVVALQEDAAAHGIDLERSWAYSDSVSDEPMLRAVGHPVAVNPDRDLRRLAAREGWPVRDFARPVRLRSWSPPPPAAGALMAGLLLAVAATTGWAVARIPPRRAAGVPLGPRLARRLGR
- a CDS encoding cellulose synthase operon protein YhjQ/BcsQ, which gives rise to MWTPETPTPHAPGGGHEPTGVGPAEAAVGGAERGPDPGGRCPGQQAAAMRPIPTGARLLALTGALGGLGVSTLLIHLAWALRRAGRRVAIVDLDPAGGLGLLFGDEVLPGLRWADLPHEESAFRPGRLIGALPAWHTIPFLTGDGRGGPALPIPTAGAAPQAGPFLPTVLPAVLEALLCEHDVVLLDLPRGCPPPPGSQVLLLSGLDLRSAVACQALVPRLQVGAGSGGPRRGEGVGLLVRQVGEDISMPDLELVANCPVLATVPTDRAVRQRIIRGEDPVRSRSALRRTAGALVRRLGLAEPSEEERALPAGGAGPGAAVGGGASAAPQAGEETEPPTWEPAGGPTGGPVSAHGR
- a CDS encoding TadA family conjugal transfer-associated ATPase — protein: MDQALDVGASPATGHSGLARLSRRVRADMEGAGPDLQPLIDTEGVTDVLVGAGRIWIDRGRGLEDAGAAMPEGQVRALAVRMAASAGRRLDEACPTVDATLPDGTRLNAVLPPLSSEGTLISLRTRRRRGYTLEELVGAGTLAPGIDGVLAALVEQRASCLITGATGTGKTTLLAALLARVPGTERIVCIEEASELRPDHPHVIHLQERGANVQGVGEVTMTSLVRTALRMRPDRIVLGECRGPEVRDVLTALNTGHEGGWATLHANSPADVPARLTALGALAGMDEAALAAQAASALDVVVHLRRSAGSAGARRWVESLGVLARRVSQAGPVLECQEALRVGEDGLVEAGPGAGSLAARIGRPPVEAALGRALEGGPGGEATASGGLP
- a CDS encoding Fic family protein, which produces MVRMSVGIGSAEPGPGLPSGRRRGTARPGGDGGEPGAPAVGADGVQAGGARAAATAAMPAPTEPQPGAVMLNALRAIAQDRRVLEAEEAIRQASAELRWHGALRRRWREARAESSIRGAVAGAGVEGVVVPAEVLRSQVAAGLEAALTGDPGLDAAAGLWRAGTQVVGWMPDLVGRGRPIVPHARGLLSALHRDITGPLAAGGRIAMAEVAAPRTDAPPREGGPAPAPTAGRLHARLDGLLALIEARQAPALVRAAVVHAEMVAVRPFSAGNAAVGRLLVRHLITADALEPTGTAVTELYAAQAPGAYTEAAAAYATGTMEGVAEWVVWQAEAILVGIEEAGRLCRAVQAGTWQAG